AATTTCTCCACCAGGGATATAAAGTGCGCGGGACGGTTCGCGATATTTCTAAGGCCTCTTGGCTCACAGACGATTTGTTCTCGGCTGAGCATGCGGCTGGCAAAGTAGAGCTTATCCAGGTGCCAGACCTTGGAGCTCCTCACGcttttgatgatgccatcaagggaGTTGCAGCTATTGCTCACGTTGCCACTGTCTCAAACCTGGATCCGGATCCGAACCAGGTTATTCCACAGACTGTGTCTGGAATTGTTTCGCTTTTGcgtgccgctgctgcagaacCCTCCGTTAAACGCGTAGTTTTCACGTCCTCAGCTGGCTCAGCCATAATGCCTATTCCCGGTGCATCAGGACATGTCGGCCGCGATACCTGGAATGATGCGGCTGTGCAGGCAGCGTGGGCTCCCCCACCATACGACGCTTCTCGCGGCATGGTCACCTACATGGCGAGTAAGGTGGAAGCCGAGAAGGCTGTCTGGAAGTTCattcaagaagagaagcccGGCTTCGTAACCAACGTTGTGAGCCCATTTACCACACTTGGCGCTATGCTTCACCCCAGCCATGCAAGAGGTACAGCTGGTTGGGTTAGCGCACTGTGGAAGGGTGACACAACCTTTGCTGGGTTGATGCCTTCATGTGAGTATCGCTTCGGCCATCCCTCCAAAGAGTTTCTTAGTGTGTTAACAGCATGAAACAGCTATCTACGTTAATGTCAAAGATGTTGCAGTCCTCCATGTCGCTGCAGTTCTTGATGAGGACACCAAAGAAGAACGGATCCAAGCCTGGGCGACTCCTTTCAACTGGAATGATGTCTTGGCTATCTTTCGACGTATTGATCCAAGCCATAAAGTTGTTGACGATTTCCCGGTGCCTGCCGCAATCTCTACAACAGCTGATGACGAGGTTCcgctgaagctgttgaaaAAATGGGCCAAGCAAGATGGTTGGAAGAGTTTGGAAGACTCTATTCGGCAGACTTTGAGCAGTTCTTCATAGATACTTGGACAGTTGCCACATTAGATCAGACATATAGTTACGTCTCATATATTACTATTTAGATATATAAGGAAGATCACAGAAAGGATAGTCCAGCAATCTATATCAGAGATTTATCTCAATAGACTAAACTAGTGAAGGGTCTCACAAATCTCCATTATACCAGTCTCATTCAATATGTCCTTGCATGGAAATGCTTTAAAGGAAGTTTCATTATTATACAGCTACTAGATATATACATAACTTCTCACATAGTATCTCTAGTGCTTTTGAGATTATAATTTGGTAAGCTTATTTTCAGAATGTTTTCCAAATTGCACCATTTGAGAGCCTTTCTCAGAAACCCATTGACTCCGACATTTGATAAGCCTCCTTTCAACTTAATCATGTTGTTCATACCTTCAAAATGCAGAGCTGAGGCATTTAGGTCATCGCACATGAACTACGCCAGAGTTTCATTAGACACCGTCTCTCGGCACTTGAGGAATAGGTGTTGACTCACTTCATCTGCACATAGTAGTAGGGTTTTCGCAATTGTAGTCTCGGTAATGGTTAGTCCTTCTGTGGCAATAGCCTCATTTACAGACCTGATGCACTCGAGCTTGTACATCATTGCAAGTTGAGAATACTCATGGTTTGCTTGTGGTCGATGCTCGCGAAGTGCAAGATTACGACACGAGGATAGGAATATACCAGCTAACAAGCCACTGTCTGTGACTACAAAGGGAAGCCAATACAGTCTTACACCTTCAATAAACAGGGGttcctcatcgccatggtGGCACCAAAGGTGAGCATCTGGGATGACTGATGCTGCATCTATAGCGAGTTAGTGGTATACGGTAAGAAGACTCTCAAAATTATTCATCCGGTGGCCACTTACAGTAATCGAGCAGAAAATGTTCAAACTTTGTCATTGGCCGTGCAAAGCAATGAAGTAAGCCGCTGTAAACAGGAACCATTAGGTGCACTGGCCAATCTATACTCAAAAGAGAGTTCTCATTAGTATCCATCTGCGGTCTTCTCCCCTTCCCACTGCCCTTCGGCTGGGAAGCCGACGCGCGATGTGACGCATGGATATTTCGTGCCGCGTGTGATCGAATGCTAGAAATGGCAGTTGATGAGGTGGCATCATGAGGATGCGCTGTGTTGATAAATTCCAACCCGATTCTCTTTCTCACTCGTCTATTTGATTGCCCAGATGATGTTGTTTCAGCCACCGAATCGTTACCACATTCAAGATTTGTCGGCGGTTGATACCGTCTCCAACGGCGGATTCGCGTCTTAAGCTGTGGCTCCTTTGCAGTTCTGCTGCTTCCTGCTTTCATGATTATGTATTGGAGGTTATTACTTAAAAGTTCTTAAGTTTCCTAGAAAGATGTTCATGAGGGTATCTAGTAGACGGCAGCGGTGACCATCTGCCGTGAAGTTCAATCGAAGATTCTGACTAATGTCGATATATGTAATCAGCACAGACGGACGGCGTCTCCACCTACACATTCCGAAATAGGGAATTTCGGAAATGAGTCCTAAATCCGCGTACAGAGTACAGTATGATCAATGCGTGGATGGGAATGAGTTGACCGCATAGGGGTAACCACGGTATAAAGTCTCTATAGCAAGTCTACTTATTCTAAATCGAATAAGAGAAATTGATTGTTACACAACGAAAACGGAGCTATAATATTCCGCACGACAACCTCGCGATTTTTGATAGGCAAGACGCTCGCAGTCTTTTACCTGAATAATACCCTATTCTGAGGTTTCGGATTAAGATCTTACTTCTCATATAGATTCCACGGTAAAATATTCAGACGTTGCTGCCCTTAATTAACCATTTTCTTGTTTAAAGCTACGTGAAGAGCCTTCGGATCCGATCGATTCTTTCCCATCATATCAATGCGCAGCCTCGTTACCCTGATCAATAGCTTTTTCGCTCTCTACTACTGACGTAATAGCCCCAAGTTGCCCATCCTCGTTAATGAAATGGATGGCGTACTTGTATTGTTGAACGATTTGACCCGGCGAATAGTCTTTGAAGGGCTTGGTGACTCGTCCAGTGACAAAGTAAGCGGAGCCAACTCGCTGGTGCTCTTCATCAACCACTAGCCCGTCAAATTCCACTTTCAAGTCTGTAAGTGCGTCTTGTATGGTCAAGTTTTGTTGAACTATCTCTTCCCTTGTAATATTCTGTGTGCCATTAAATAGAACACTGGAAGCGCAATATTTGGCGACGGATTCTTTCACATTTCCCTTAGTTATGCCTTCAATGAAAGATGTAAATTTCTCTTTCAGACCAGTTGTCTCTTCAGGGAGCCCATAGCCGTATCCTGTATCAAATGGTGTCCGGGGAAGGCTCTCAACCTGATTCTTTATTGACTCTTTGTCCGTAGCCGTGAGAATTCGAAAAACTTTACCATCTCTATACTCGTAAATTGTGAGTTCTGAGAATTCAAATGGTCTTCCAGAGGGCTTGATTCCCATAAACTCTTGTTTGAGAGTGCCGCGCACGATCAATCGACCAAACACAAAGTTGTTGCTTTTATCGGCGAAAGCCTGGTCTAGGGTGACTTCCAAGTCGGGTATCGCCTTGAACCCCTCCTTCGCTTGATTAACATACTGCTCGGCGGTGAGAGCAATGTGATTTCGAGTAAGGTTGGGATGGAGCCTGGCCGTAATTGTGGCCCAATCTTGCCTGGCAAGAGCCGCTGTGTGGATGCGGAATAGGGAGATAACATCATCGGCGTCGCTGCTCATGGTGACCAGGGCGTTCTCGAACCGTTACACAGAATGCCCAAGAGATTGTTCGTGGCAAAGTAGTTGATTCAAATAGATACACGAGGCTACCTACCAAAGTATACTTCAGTGCATTCGTAAAGCTTCATCTGAGGGATCTTGGGTGTCTTATATCTGGAGAAAGATGAGCACTAAAGCGAGTATCCAGTGGGGCCAGTAAGCAGAGCTATTACTCTTTCGATCAGATTCCAAATATTCCGTCTGTAGTCGTCATATTTGCACCTTTGAGAAGCACGCCTCATGGCAGCTGTGAGTTGTACGGCAAAGAAAGCGGTTTGTGATAAATGCAGTGATACGTCCAAGTTTTAACATATTTACGGCCAATGCTcgggtacatgtacgagcgTTTACTACTCGTCAGGTAAATGTACTTTTGGATACGGCACTAGCAGGCCGGATAGCGGGGGCATCCTGCGAGAGCCACGCATGGCGGGGTGAGAgccaagtacatgtacatgcgcTACGGCTAGCGGCAAGCTCCTCTACACAGCAAAGAGCTTTGTGACTCCGGTTACACCATGATCTCAGATGAGAAACATAGGAAACTTACGAAGTTTGATCACCTTATTCATACACGGTATAGTTACCTTTGTAAATTTTTAATCATTTATTAAGCGTGCATAATAATTGAGGGGCTTATCACAGAGGCGCCTTAGGAAGCCTTCGTTTCTCGGAATCTTTTCTCGATTTCTAGTTAACCTATAACACTATGTCAAGGCGAGGCATTAAACTCGCTACTCACTCAGGTAAGCGATCTGAACATTGTCTTCAATATGTATAATAGCTAAGTGTCTCTTCATTGAAGGGACTTTATGGGCAGTTATATTGCTACAGATCCTCTGGTTAAGGCCTTAGCTGGCTCTAAACAGTCCTGGTATTCTAGAATTACCGGTGGCAACGGAGTACATATATTTTCTATGCAGAAGGTTAGACCAAACGCCAAAGTCTTGACGGGCATCTGTTTTTCTAGATTCATTAGCTCGTCGAAACCGGAGTCTTCCAAGTTGTAGCTCCGATTCGCCGAGCGTATGTCGATTTTTTATGTCGCGTTCACTCAACGAACAGGAGTCCTCTAATGGCGGACCAGTGACTCTCCTAATACTTTGGCACAATTACAAACTCCGTCCAGTATTAGTCTTAACTTGCTCTTTGTGTGTAACCGAATGATGTAAGATTGCTTCAATAGGCTAGAATGTGTCTTCAGTAGAGATGCATCTTCTaatcctctcccctcttcgTATTATGATCGATGTGGGGTTGGAGGCAAGGAGGTGCCCGATGTCTCAAACACGCATGCTTTGTGTaacttctccctctccctctcatcTGTTCTAGTATTTGATGTCATCAAATAGAGGAGTTTAAAACTACATTGATTGCCTAGAGTTAATATGATATAGCTAAAATATTTTACGTCTTTTCAGTGCTGCAGAGCATATCTGACGAAATGATCAAGCAAAATATTGGGATAGCACTGAAGCCAATGTCCAAATTCAGCCAATGCGTGTCACGGTGAACACAATCCGATCTGAAACACACGGAAATGAAAGTCTCATACCCCTGCAGAATTTCTCGTAATGTGTTTTGTAGTACTCTTTGTGTTCCTAGTACTCTTTTTGTGGATGAGGCTTCGTTCAAATGATCCATTACCCTCACCGCAACTTGCCATGTTAAAATCgtatataaataactattcAATACTCTTCAAAGAGGAACCATTTTAGCAATCTTCAATATCGagtccatctctttcttAAAAATTTAGATCTACAATAGCATTTTCGCAATCATGCAATTATCAGCCCTGCTACCGTTCACCTTCGCTTTTCTGGCATCTGCTGTAAAGGGTACTGGTCCAGCACCAGACCCATTTGTGAGTCGAGTTCAGACTATCAAGCGGCATTGATTCAATGCTGATCAAAGTCAATCGAAATAGGCCCTTGTCTTCTCCCATGAGAACTATAAAGGCAGCCGCACCTTGATCGACAACCAGTGTACTACCCTCGATTCTCTTTACATGTGAGTTCAATCATCGTTTAAGAAGGAGATCGTAAACTAAATCATTAGCAGCGGTTCTATATTCATTCCAACAATCAAGGATCGCACTATTAAGTGCTTCCTTTATAGGTATGTCAAACACTCTGCCGTGTTTCGAGTTGGTGTTGACTGATATCATGCAGTGACGAAGATTGCACTCATGACTCGGTAGTGATCTCTTATGCTATCTCCGAAACGAGTATCCCCACCAAGATCTCAGACCAGATAATGGCGGCCGAGTGCCTTTATTTCTAAATATTTACTTGGATACACACGATCCGTGGGCTACTATCAGTATGAATTTGAAAGTAGATCCAAACTTCATTTTTAAGGCTGTTGTTTTCTGAGTTGGTTGAAGACATGCACATGACGAAAATGACCTGTGGACGAGATTGATATACCAATTCTAACGCCTGGTTGTATGTGctatatatataggtattCAATAAATCTGAGATTAGCTCTTAGCCCGCATTAGATTCTAGGTATTTGCCAGTCATTACCTCctacttttctttcttttgttcttaACATTCGGCATTCTGTAGCTTTATTTACTGGGCGTAATGTAGCTCTGTCAATACGGATTTGCCGTTGATCGCACCCGAGTGGCGACGTCCTATCGGATATGAGCCTCGCATTAAGCCTCATGTCACTTCAATTTGCACAGGATAAGCATAGAGCGAGCAGCTACCAATGAAAACACCATTTCTCCATTGACGTGCGTTGTGTGAAGGCGGTGTTGGGGCCTCGGAATCTGATTGGCCGTGTTGTTGTCCCGCATAGCCACCAGTTGCCTGTACGTAGGCTGACGCCTGAACAAAGATAGGTACGCGGTATTAGGCTTCCATTTGGGCTGAGAAGGAGTAGATCGGCATCCATGGCTCAATGAAGAGGCTTCGGATTTTCTAAAACTCTCTTAATCTGACCCCGCATTGTTTCTCATATACAATtttaagaaaaagaattgaCACGATTTACTACATTACCGCCATGAAATAAGCCATTGTAAATATGGACACTTCACGCCATCGAATGCCTAACAACCTATATTCACTGCCTGCGGCATCAAGTGCAGCCATTTCATCTAAAGAACCTGGCTTTTTCCGTTTAATTGATCTATGTCCAGGTCAATGGGACGATGAAATCCATTGTGCACTCAAGTATTATAATCGACTTCACGATCGATATCCTCCATATAAGGCCCTTTCGTATGTTTGGGGGCGTGCGAGACGAAATCCCCCAGAGATCCTGGTCAATGGTTACAAGATCAAGGTGACGGCCAACCTTGAAACTGCTCTGAAACATTtgagagaacaagaaaacaGAGTCACTCTATGGATTGATGCATTGGTGATTATGCTCTTGCCAAACCAAGCAGATTATCATCCTCTAACCGATGAATAGTGCATTGACCAGAGCAACACTGAGGAGCGATCATCGCAGGTTGCCCAGATGCGTGAGATCTATAGCAATGCTAGTGAGGTGATAATATTTCTCGGTAATGGGCTGGACTACAGCAAGCAACATTCCAAATCATCTGGAGATTTACGTCCGCTCATGAGATTTGAAGTTGGCACCCTGGATGCGTCCGCTGCAATCGATGCTTGGAAGGCATCGCCATTGAAGACCCCGGTTCAGGCCCATgaaatattttcttttctgacCGTGGTGGCTCAGTGCCTAAGCTGTTCGGATTTATTCGAAT
This genomic interval from Trichoderma breve strain T069 chromosome 7 map unlocalized scaffold00008, whole genome shotgun sequence contains the following:
- a CDS encoding NAD dependent epimerase/dehydratase family domain-containing protein: MAEQTTAIPRGSLVLITGLTGYIATHVAQEFLHQGYKVRGTVRDISKASWLTDDLFSAEHAAGKVELIQVPDLGAPHAFDDAIKGVAAIAHVATVSNLDPDPNQVIPQTVSGIVSLLRAAAAEPSVKRVVFTSSAGSAIMPIPGASGHVGRDTWNDAAVQAAWAPPPYDASRGMVTYMASKVEAEKAVWKFIQEEKPGFVTNVVSPFTTLGAMLHPSHARGTAGWVSALWKGDTTFAGLMPSSIYVNVKDVAVLHVAAVLDEDTKEERIQAWATPFNWNDVLAIFRRIDPSHKVVDDFPVPAAISTTADDEVPLKLLKKWAKQDGWKSLEDSIRQTLSSSS
- a CDS encoding fungal specific transcription factor domain-containing protein, whose amino-acid sequence is MTKFEHFLLDYYAASVIPDAHLWCHHGDEEPLFIEGVRLYWLPFVVTDSGLLAGIFLSSCRNLALREHRPQANHEYSQLAMMYKLECIRSVNEAIATEGLTITETTIAKTLLLCADEFMCDDLNASALHFEGMNNMIKLKGGLSNVGVNGFLRKALKWCNLENILKISLPNYNLKSTRDTM
- a CDS encoding snoaL-like polyketide cyclase domain-containing protein, with the translated sequence MSSDADDVISLFRIHTAALARQDWATITARLHPNLTRNHIALTAEQYVNQAKEGFKAIPDLEVTLDQAFADKSNNFVFGRLIVRGTLKQEFMGIKPSGRPFEFSELTIYEYRDGKVFRILTATDKESIKNQVESLPRTPFDTGYGYGLPEETTGLKEKFTSFIEGITKGNVKESVAKYCASSVLFNGTQNITREEIVQQNLTIQDALTDLKVEFDGLVVDEEHQRVGSAYFVTGRVTKPFKDYSPGQIVQQYKYAIHFINEDGQLGAITSVVESEKAIDQGNEAAH